In Dunckerocampus dactyliophorus isolate RoL2022-P2 chromosome 14, RoL_Ddac_1.1, whole genome shotgun sequence, one DNA window encodes the following:
- the aifm2 gene encoding apoptosis-inducing factor 2, with the protein MGGQSSSVEGVHVVVVGGGFGGVAAAQHLKRGGLSFTLIDMRDAFHHNVAALRASVQPGFAQRTFIPYADTFGDSFLQGRVARVDTERQVVVLEGGMEVRFSHLILCTGTDGPFPGKFNTVASYENAIQAYKEFVKQIQTADSVLVVGGGSTGVEMAAEIKTEYPQKKVVLVHARGGLADPELLISVRRQAKEVLLEKGVELLLGQKVSNLSSLTFNVTQKNMEVTTENGTRLTTDLIINCSGLKVNSAAYESNFPGSLAQNGALKVNQHLQVEAFSNIYAVGDCTNVQEPKTAYLAGLHAAVAVSNIVNSLSGKPLTSYRTGNVTMLLAMGRDDGVGQFNGLRLPRCLVAMVKSRDLLVWKSWKDMCQVQP; encoded by the exons ATGGGCGGTCAGAGCTCTTCAGTGGAGGGCGTGCacgtggtggtggtgggcggGGGCTTTGGGGGTGTGGCCGCTGCACAGCATCTGAAGCGTGGAGGCCTGAGCTTCACTTTGATTGACATGCGGGACGCCTTCCATCACAACGTGGCAGCGTTAAGAGCATCCGTGCAGCCAG GCTTTGCTCAGAGGACCTTCATCCCATACGCTGACACGTTCGGAGACAGTTTTCTTCAAGGTCGGGTGGCGCGAGTCGACACTGAGCGCCAAGTGGTGGTCCTGGAAGGAGGGATG GAGGTCCGCTTTTCACACCTCATCCTGTGCACGGGAACTGACGGGCCTTTTCCCGGGAAGTTCAACACAGTGGCGTCGTATGAGAACGCCATTCAGGCTTACAAGGAGTTTGTCAAGCAG aTCCAGACGGCTGACTCTGTGCTGGTGGTGGGTGGAGGCTCGACAGGCGTGGAGATGGCGGCTGAGATCAAGACCGAATATCCACAAAAGAAG GTGGTTCTGGTCCATGCCCGAGGCGGCCTGGCCGACCCAGAGCTCCTTATCAGCGTGCGGCGCCAGGCCAAGGAGGTTCTGCTGGAAAAAGGGGTTGAGCTACTGCTGGGTCAGAAAGTGTCCAACCTCTCCAGTCTGACTTTCAATGTGACCCAGAAGAACATGGAGGTCACCACGGAGAACGGAACCAGACTGACCACGGACCTGATTATCAACTGCAGCGGACTGAAGGTCAACTCAGCCGCCTATGAGTCCAACTTCC CTGGAAGTTTGGCACAAAATGGCGCCCTGAAGGTCAACCAGCATCTGCAGGTGGAAGCTTTTTCGAACATTTACGCCGTGGGCGACTGCACCAATGTGCAAGAGCCCAAAACGGCGTACCTGGCCGGGCTGCATGCCGCTGTCGCCGTGAGCAACATCGTCAACAGTCTGAGCGGGAAGCCGCTGACCTCGTACCGCACAG GCAACGTCACCATGCTGCTTGCCATGGGCCGGGACGACGGCGTCGGACAGTTTAATGGCCTCAGGTTACCTCGCTgcctggttgccatggtgaagaGTCGGGACCTGCTGGTGTGGAAGAGCTGGAAGGACATGTGCCAGGTGCAACCCTGA